The following are encoded together in the Pseudodesulfovibrio indicus genome:
- the rsfS gene encoding ribosome silencing factor, which produces MLNKEKKFKEMESPEKARLVAGWLDDKQAERICAMNVAGMTSVTDVVIVVSARGVKHAQALASHVLEMASEENVEFLSMEGHKTGEWVLLDLNDVIVHVFLDELREFYNIEGMWTEAPRIELDA; this is translated from the coding sequence TTGCTAAATAAGGAAAAGAAATTCAAAGAGATGGAGAGCCCTGAAAAGGCCCGTCTCGTGGCCGGTTGGTTGGATGACAAGCAGGCGGAACGGATCTGCGCCATGAACGTGGCCGGGATGACTTCGGTCACCGACGTGGTCATCGTGGTCTCGGCGCGCGGCGTGAAGCATGCCCAGGCCCTGGCCAGCCATGTGCTGGAGATGGCCTCCGAGGAGAACGTCGAGTTTTTGAGCATGGAAGGTCACAAGACCGGCGAGTGGGTGCTCCTCGACCTGAACGACGTGATCGTGCATGTCTTCCTCGACGAGCTGCGCGAATTCTACAACATCGAAGGGATGTGGACCGAGGCGCCCCGCATCGAACTCGACGCCTGA
- a CDS encoding nitroreductase family protein: protein MTLRELVEQNRTRRKFDQSKSIPAGDLVELVDMARFVPTGMNKQPLKYLVTTDPEQCAQIFPLLGWAGYLKDWAGPDEGQRPTGYIVIVLDKEIAETPGCDHGIAAQTIMLGAVEKGLGGCIIATVNRGKLGRIFNLPGRFEILLVLALGIPAQEVVVEPLPSDGSIKYWTGEDGRHHVPKRGLDEVLLARYPEE from the coding sequence ATGACGCTAAGGGAATTGGTTGAGCAAAACAGGACGCGGCGTAAATTCGATCAGTCGAAATCCATCCCGGCCGGCGATCTCGTGGAGCTGGTCGACATGGCCCGGTTCGTGCCCACGGGCATGAACAAGCAGCCGCTCAAATACCTGGTGACCACCGACCCGGAACAGTGCGCGCAGATATTTCCGCTGCTCGGCTGGGCGGGATATCTCAAGGATTGGGCCGGCCCGGACGAAGGGCAGCGGCCCACGGGCTACATCGTCATCGTCCTGGACAAGGAGATCGCCGAGACGCCCGGCTGCGACCACGGCATCGCCGCCCAGACCATCATGCTCGGTGCGGTGGAAAAGGGGCTCGGCGGGTGCATCATCGCCACGGTCAACCGGGGCAAGCTGGGCCGCATCTTCAACCTGCCGGGCCGGTTCGAGATCCTGCTGGTCCTGGCTTTGGGCATTCCGGCCCAGGAAGTGGTCGTGGAACCGCTTCCCTCCGACGGCAGTATCAAGTATTGGACCGGCGAGGACGGCAGACACCACGTGCCCAAGCGTGGGCTCGACGAGGTGCTCCTGGCTCGTTACCCCGAAGAATAA